One genomic segment of Rivularia sp. PCC 7116 includes these proteins:
- a CDS encoding sigma-70 family RNA polymerase sigma factor, whose amino-acid sequence MQRRQGTVEVFSTFIQFDTDKFNGWVTDAKLRRSMKTCLEKSSRQDSYSFWALYWYKAWEKSANASEQDAPNYSSLAYSHLCAYLQEVCYWAARKSALNSSGHSSISDFFQIAIAQVGKILKAFNPEQSSHLKSYAELSFERIIRDVLRVRREADVCSDVALLHKVSRRRLIKSLQNMGLSQENIANYVLAWECFEELYTSGNTEIRQRRKPDKADWEAITKLYNAQRLTRGLSSGAVNSQTIEKWLGESAKAIRNFLYPKFVSADTPLKDDGDAILLDILPGNVQDSLLAQMVEQEESASLETQQTQLNEVLNQAIAALDSKSRQLLQVYYSQQFTQTEIAKQLEIKQYKVSRLLSSIRKSLLLTLTQWSQNTLHISPTSVVIASINISLEEWLKFHYSQTEQG is encoded by the coding sequence ATGCAACGCCGACAAGGAACGGTGGAAGTTTTTTCTACCTTTATACAATTTGATACAGACAAATTTAATGGTTGGGTAACTGACGCAAAATTAAGACGGAGCATGAAAACTTGTTTGGAAAAATCTTCCAGGCAAGATTCCTATAGCTTCTGGGCGCTTTATTGGTATAAAGCCTGGGAAAAATCTGCTAATGCTAGCGAGCAAGATGCACCCAATTACAGTTCATTGGCTTATTCCCATCTTTGTGCTTACTTACAAGAAGTTTGTTATTGGGCTGCGAGAAAATCAGCACTCAATTCCTCGGGGCATTCTTCAATTTCAGACTTCTTTCAAATCGCGATCGCGCAAGTTGGTAAAATATTAAAAGCTTTTAATCCCGAACAAAGCTCTCATCTAAAAAGCTACGCGGAATTATCTTTTGAGCGAATTATTCGCGATGTGTTGCGGGTGCGTCGGGAAGCCGATGTTTGCTCTGATGTGGCTCTGTTACATAAAGTTAGCCGCAGAAGGTTGATAAAGTCATTGCAAAATATGGGCTTGAGCCAAGAAAATATCGCAAATTACGTTTTAGCTTGGGAATGCTTTGAGGAACTTTATACTTCCGGTAATACGGAAATTCGTCAGCGTCGCAAACCAGATAAGGCTGATTGGGAAGCTATTACCAAACTTTATAATGCTCAACGTTTAACCCGTGGTTTATCTTCTGGGGCAGTTAATTCGCAAACAATTGAAAAATGGCTAGGAGAAAGCGCTAAAGCTATTCGTAATTTTCTCTATCCCAAATTTGTTTCTGCTGATACTCCCCTCAAAGATGATGGAGATGCTATTTTATTAGATATACTGCCGGGAAATGTTCAAGATTCTTTGCTCGCCCAAATGGTGGAGCAAGAAGAATCTGCCAGTTTAGAAACTCAGCAAACACAGTTAAACGAAGTTTTAAATCAAGCTATAGCAGCACTAGACAGTAAATCGCGACAATTGCTGCAAGTTTACTACAGTCAACAATTTACCCAAACCGAAATTGCCAAACAATTAGAAATAAAGCAATATAAGGTATCCCGTCTTTTGAGCAGTATTAGAAAGTCATTATTGCTAACTCTTACCCAATGGAGTCAAAACACTTTGCATATTTCTCCAACTTCCGTCGTAATAGCTTCCATCAATATTAGCCTGGAGGAATGGCTCAAGTTTCACTACAGTCAAACCGAGCAGGGTTAG
- a CDS encoding DUF1822 family protein, translated as MFNTDIPLILDSHHLHLEIPQSSQVSEQNYSTPGASRRAWINQLCLEAFLPWFQEEMAPDAKVSVNYAALPSFWELVNGVPITFDNYRLMLIPTLAVDGDELQVPQEWVDIPELAADYYIAVEVNPDDNFIKIFGYTTHENLVNKGLLDNNNRNYSLESEDLIDDINVLAVAWQFNTSETLRAEITPLESIPETQAKNLLERLGNSEVKFPRLEVPFSVWGSLIAQSSWRKKLYAKRQGLPVEQSITQWLQTGITNLSQIWGWEKKEFAMASGGMRSSASVQGLSKELIIADNTYELRIFPREAGEDIIWRFELRNPVAGGEIPAGFKLRLLTEDLEEFENNQDVATVSTDVLYVEVILEPGEGLVWETEPVAEDWEREVLRF; from the coding sequence ATGTTTAACACAGACATTCCGTTAATTCTTGATTCGCATCATTTGCACTTGGAAATTCCGCAATCTTCCCAAGTGTCGGAACAAAATTACTCAACTCCGGGTGCTTCTCGACGTGCTTGGATAAATCAACTTTGTCTAGAAGCATTTTTACCTTGGTTTCAAGAAGAAATGGCTCCCGATGCTAAAGTGTCTGTGAATTATGCAGCGTTACCCAGTTTCTGGGAATTGGTTAACGGCGTGCCTATAACTTTTGATAATTACCGCTTAATGTTAATTCCGACTTTGGCAGTTGACGGTGATGAATTGCAGGTACCCCAGGAATGGGTAGATATCCCGGAATTAGCAGCCGATTATTACATTGCGGTTGAGGTAAACCCCGACGATAATTTCATTAAAATATTCGGTTATACAACTCATGAAAATCTTGTCAATAAAGGGCTGTTAGACAATAACAACCGAAATTACAGTTTAGAAAGCGAAGATTTGATTGACGATATTAATGTATTAGCTGTTGCTTGGCAATTTAATACTTCAGAAACTTTACGAGCCGAAATAACCCCTTTAGAATCAATTCCCGAAACCCAAGCAAAAAACCTTTTAGAACGTTTGGGAAACTCCGAAGTTAAATTTCCCCGTTTAGAAGTTCCCTTTTCAGTTTGGGGTTCGTTAATAGCACAGTCAAGCTGGCGAAAAAAACTATACGCAAAACGTCAAGGTTTACCGGTTGAACAATCAATTACTCAATGGTTGCAGACAGGAATCACGAACTTATCTCAAATCTGGGGATGGGAGAAAAAAGAATTTGCAATGGCTTCCGGAGGAATGCGAAGTAGCGCATCAGTTCAAGGATTATCCAAAGAACTAATAATAGCAGATAATACATATGAATTGCGGATATTCCCAAGAGAAGCAGGTGAAGATATAATTTGGCGATTTGAATTACGCAATCCGGTTGCTGGTGGTGAAATTCCGGCTGGCTTCAAATTAAGATTGCTAACCGAAGACTTAGAGGAATTTGAAAATAATCAAGATGTTGCAACAGTTTCCACCGACGTATTGTATGTAGAAGTGATTTTAGAACCTGGGGAAGGTTTGGTTTGGGAAACCGAGCCTGTAGCAGAAGATTGGGAGCGGGAAGTTTTGCGGTTTTGA
- a CDS encoding PEP-CTERM sorting domain-containing protein (PEP-CTERM proteins occur, often in large numbers, in the proteomes of bacteria that also encode an exosortase, a predicted intramembrane cysteine proteinase. The presence of a PEP-CTERM domain at a protein's C-terminus predicts cleavage within the sorting domain, followed by covalent anchoring to some some component of the (usually Gram-negative) cell surface. Many PEP-CTERM proteins exhibit an unusual sequence composition that includes large numbers of potential glycosylation sites. Expression of one such protein has been shown restore the ability of a bacterium to form floc, a type of biofilm.), translating to MTNKFLNIVKLSMLTAVTAGLTIGTVVESAEALAPLSGWGMGTVSNAGNDPDEAKEQNIGFELLTGKTRISDNGSFIFKGAIENFFYTDFCDNGNFDTCNSANNNEQFNEFKVGFDVGDLRASLNDDKTVATYEILSNNFVLETDNEELGDNGNKSFSEPEPLVFASFELRENVNNSFIEDLDTIIQESFKQFFVIENDEPKIAENPDPDENDDGKFRRVINQNPPNIFVKDIPINFGNVQSLIGASGPVLSNGEFEGDKGTFVIKEFVATPPVKTTPEPGSIVSLFALGTLGAGALNRRKIRINSNK from the coding sequence ATGACGAATAAATTTCTAAACATAGTTAAACTCTCTATGCTTACAGCTGTAACCGCAGGGTTGACAATAGGGACTGTTGTAGAGTCTGCGGAAGCTTTAGCACCATTGAGTGGTTGGGGAATGGGCACAGTCTCAAATGCAGGAAATGACCCTGATGAAGCCAAAGAGCAAAATATTGGTTTTGAATTATTAACGGGAAAGACACGAATATCAGATAATGGTTCTTTTATTTTTAAGGGAGCTATTGAGAACTTTTTTTATACAGATTTCTGTGACAATGGAAATTTTGATACGTGTAATTCGGCTAATAATAATGAACAGTTTAATGAATTTAAAGTAGGCTTTGATGTCGGAGATTTAAGAGCTTCATTGAATGACGACAAGACAGTTGCTACTTACGAAATTTTGTCTAATAACTTCGTTCTCGAAACAGATAATGAAGAACTGGGAGATAATGGCAATAAAAGCTTTAGCGAACCCGAACCTCTTGTATTTGCTTCTTTTGAGCTAAGAGAGAATGTAAATAATTCATTTATTGAAGACTTAGACACTATAATACAGGAATCTTTCAAGCAATTTTTTGTTATCGAAAATGATGAACCTAAGATAGCAGAAAATCCAGATCCAGACGAAAATGATGACGGAAAATTCAGAAGAGTAATTAATCAAAATCCACCAAATATTTTTGTAAAAGACATACCTATTAATTTTGGAAATGTTCAATCCTTAATAGGAGCAAGTGGACCAGTATTAAGTAATGGTGAATTTGAAGGAGATAAAGGTACTTTTGTAATTAAAGAATTTGTCGCAACGCCGCCTGTAAAAACAACCCCCGAACCCGGAAGTATAGTTAGTTTATTCGCTTTAGGTACTTTAGGTGCGGGAGCATTAAACAGACGTAAAATTAGAATTAACTCTAATAAATAA
- a CDS encoding S-layer family protein produces MKLSPPQFCFIASGILVNLLISQASLAQITPDTSLGSESSRINPNVNIKQATADLIEGGAIRDTNLFHSFQEFNIGEGQRVFFQNPNGVTNILTRITGSNISQILGTLGVDGNANLFLMNPNGIVFGTDARLDVNGSFLATTAEKINFADGTQFSSKDIQTQPLLTITAPLGLGLGETPGTINNRSVATNSAGEPSGLQTQPGNTLALLGGDISIEGGILFASEGQIALGSVAANEEVGLNFNDQGFSFNYQGIQNFKDINFSQGALVATITTSNIGGDINLQGKRISLTEGSQVFSIAQAQGRLGNLTVNASESVEVIGVSPLGSPSTISEVVFQDATGEGKTLTINTRQLIAKDGGQISTGTRGNGNAANLKVNASESVELTGIFPGEQDLPSAILAPVAPFATGNGGTITIETGKLTLKDGAQVRASTAGTGNAGDIKVNSSSVTIEGTAPDEITPSAFLTQVENFSTATGDAGNMTIDTGELVLKNGAQISSAARNTGNGGTIQINAANLIQLSGTAPKADLEEGSSGIFASAEKPFIDEFISGETIFTNADSGKLNIQTRQLIVENGARISADNFGSGDGGNATLNVGQLIIRDGGQVGAGSRVEQNPINNNRGPGGILTVNATESVQVTGTGTIGENIPVNSTLFTAAEGTGNAGNLSITTPNLLVKDNAEVTVSSIGTGKAGNLEITADKIELNNQAKLIGETQETADAGNIKLNLEDFLLLRNQSQVSTSAGTAAAPGNGGNITIDAPDGFIVATPNENSDITANAFSGEGGQITVNANNIFGIAPLTRDELIQQLGTDNPEELNPNNLPTSNITAISQQNPNLNGDFTITDPDVDPNRGVIELPSNLVDASQQVAQACTPKGRQNASTFIATGRGGLPLSPNQPVRKPAVITNWVDLPSQNVSQGVENREQKVVRERIVEAQKFVVDENGDVLLVAESEEGGMDNSGLNCG; encoded by the coding sequence ATGAAATTGTCTCCTCCTCAATTTTGCTTTATTGCTAGTGGAATACTAGTTAATCTATTGATTTCCCAAGCTAGTTTGGCGCAAATTACTCCTGATACAAGTTTGGGTAGTGAAAGCTCTAGAATTAACCCGAATGTCAATATTAAACAAGCCACTGCGGATTTAATTGAAGGAGGAGCAATTCGAGATACCAACCTTTTTCACAGTTTCCAAGAATTTAATATCGGAGAAGGACAAAGGGTTTTCTTTCAAAATCCCAATGGTGTAACAAATATCCTAACTCGTATTACTGGTAGTAACATTTCTCAAATTCTCGGCACTTTAGGGGTTGATGGCAATGCAAATCTGTTTTTGATGAATCCTAATGGTATTGTCTTTGGCACAGATGCACGATTGGATGTAAACGGTTCTTTTCTAGCTACTACCGCAGAAAAAATTAACTTTGCAGACGGAACTCAATTTAGCAGCAAGGATATACAAACTCAACCTTTACTAACCATTACTGCTCCTCTTGGTTTAGGTTTAGGAGAAACACCAGGAACTATAAACAATCGTTCTGTTGCTACTAATAGTGCTGGGGAACCTTCAGGATTGCAAACACAACCAGGAAATACATTAGCGTTGCTTGGTGGTGATATTTCTATAGAAGGAGGAATCCTGTTTGCATCAGAAGGACAAATAGCATTAGGTAGCGTTGCAGCTAATGAAGAAGTTGGTTTAAATTTTAATGACCAAGGTTTTAGCTTCAATTATCAAGGAATTCAAAACTTTAAAGATATAAATTTCTCTCAAGGAGCATTAGTCGCTACTATTACTACCAGTAATATTGGTGGTGATATAAATCTCCAAGGAAAACGTATTAGTTTAACAGAAGGTAGTCAGGTTTTTTCTATTGCTCAAGCTCAAGGAAGATTAGGAAATTTGACAGTAAATGCATCTGAATCAGTAGAAGTAATAGGTGTTTCACCCCTAGGCTCTCCCAGCACAATATCTGAAGTTGTTTTCCAAGATGCTACAGGTGAGGGAAAAACTCTAACCATTAACACCAGACAACTAATTGCTAAAGATGGAGGACAAATATCAACTGGTACTCGTGGTAATGGTAATGCAGCAAATTTAAAAGTAAATGCTTCTGAGTCAGTCGAATTAACAGGTATTTTTCCAGGTGAACAAGATTTACCTAGTGCAATTTTGGCTCCAGTTGCTCCATTTGCAACGGGTAACGGTGGAACTATAACTATTGAAACTGGAAAATTAACTCTTAAAGATGGAGCGCAAGTTAGAGCCAGTACTGCTGGTACAGGTAATGCAGGAGATATAAAGGTAAATTCCTCATCAGTGACAATCGAGGGAACTGCACCGGATGAAATCACTCCCAGTGCTTTTTTAACTCAAGTAGAAAACTTTTCTACTGCTACCGGTGATGCTGGAAATATGACTATTGACACCGGAGAACTAGTTCTTAAAAACGGAGCGCAAATATCAAGTGCTGCCAGAAATACCGGTAATGGAGGAACAATTCAGATTAATGCCGCAAATTTGATTCAACTGAGTGGAACAGCACCCAAAGCCGATTTAGAAGAAGGAAGTAGTGGGATTTTTGCATCAGCAGAAAAACCATTTATAGATGAGTTTATATCAGGAGAAACTATATTTACTAATGCTGATTCTGGAAAATTAAATATTCAAACTAGACAGCTAATAGTTGAAAACGGCGCAAGGATTTCTGCCGATAACTTTGGATCTGGTGATGGTGGTAATGCGACTTTAAATGTGGGACAGTTAATAATTCGGGATGGAGGGCAAGTAGGAGCGGGTTCTAGAGTAGAACAAAATCCTATAAACAATAATCGAGGTCCTGGTGGTATCTTAACAGTCAACGCAACTGAATCCGTACAAGTAACCGGCACCGGTACAATCGGTGAAAATATTCCCGTCAACTCCACCCTATTCACCGCAGCCGAAGGCACCGGAAACGCCGGAAACCTATCCATCACCACACCCAACTTACTAGTAAAAGACAACGCAGAAGTCACCGTCAGCAGCATCGGTACGGGTAAAGCAGGTAATCTAGAAATCACTGCCGATAAAATCGAGTTAAACAACCAAGCTAAACTAATTGGTGAAACCCAAGAGACAGCAGATGCCGGGAATATCAAGCTCAATTTAGAAGACTTTTTACTGTTACGAAATCAAAGCCAAGTTTCCACCTCTGCGGGTACGGCAGCAGCTCCGGGAAATGGTGGCAACATTACAATTGATGCTCCCGATGGCTTTATTGTTGCAACTCCCAATGAAAACAGCGATATTACAGCCAATGCTTTTAGCGGTGAAGGCGGACAAATTACAGTTAATGCGAATAATATTTTTGGAATTGCACCTTTAACTAGAGACGAATTAATTCAACAACTAGGAACTGATAACCCAGAAGAACTTAACCCAAATAATTTACCCACCAGCAACATTACAGCGATATCTCAACAAAACCCGAATTTAAACGGTGATTTTACCATTACAGATCCAGATGTCGATCCGAATCGTGGTGTAATTGAACTGCCATCAAACCTAGTTGATGCATCCCAGCAAGTTGCTCAAGCTTGCACTCCTAAAGGAAGACAAAACGCCAGCACCTTTATCGCTACAGGAAGAGGAGGTTTACCGCTCAGCCCTAATCAACCTGTGAGGAAACCTGCGGTAATTACAAATTGGGTTGATTTACCGTCGCAAAATGTAAGTCAGGGTGTAGAGAATAGGGAGCAGAAAGTAGTAAGAGAAAGAATTGTAGAAGCTCAGAAGTTTGTAGTGGATGAGAATGGGGATGTTTTATTAGTAGCCGAATCCGAAGAAGGTGGTATGGATAATTCGGGTTTGAATTGTGGTTGA
- a CDS encoding filamentous hemagglutinin N-terminal domain-containing protein produces MYNNWQIALISAITIGSALIHPSAYANPQIIPDATLPNNSLVKVEGKINRIEGGTTAGGNLFHSFQQFSIPKGQKAFFNNAIDINNIITRVTGNSISNINGYIRANGSANLFLINPNGIIFDRGARLDIGGSFIGSTADSIKFSDGSFFSATSPESPPLLKINLPVGLQFGSNQMGKISNSGQLKVDSGNNITLIGNIIENRRALELNGGQISLAAISSEGLANLAKNGEFLSFESQSNNINNLQSDAGSAIVKSPVIVQKDKAGNTGKIVIQAQDNLEIIRTSIKSSNGGDINLQAKKLSVIDSIIETALNSKANDNGGDISILAESIKITDTRNQRGSTRISSQVLTNAKGNGGDIDITTNSLLIDNKARIYAGTRGKGNAGSVSINASDAIELLEGDIFSQVDNSGIGNSGNINIRSNSLKLDGGEGNRALINTNVKAKGSGIAGTIFIDVKDKIELRNGGRIVSNLEKKGDGSGGNIFINARSLFLERGGRIQALTQGSGRAGNIDVRADESISISGNPEYTSSAGIYTSSEATAGGEGGNINLIANKLKISDNAVLNARSRSSFPGGNITVEVDSLEMTDGGQILTTAFAEGNAGNIEINARENISISGSDSSYFNRQIKLFKQKRNADSLVANDTPSSGLLARNTGISDGGKIVINTEKITVRDGGVLSSESTGKGNSGNIKIDANFIELIDGGQIITNSKDSGNAGNIILNADKTDATQILISGSDPNYLQKFTQASELVEQGVFDEINQIIPNDTSNSALLAKTQGSGNAGSLTLNAQQLQIANQAEIAASTSKKSTGIGGSIVFNVGELNIDNDAQVAVSSNGTGNAGNININARSIGLNNNALLTANTQSAKVDSEIEQATININSKQLIMRRGSNITTNAKGENVIGGNINIETDIIAALENSDISANSENFRGGNVIIRTQGIFGTQFRPQSTLNSDITATGATEDSSGNVEIITPDIDLNLNSIELSEVPVESKIAQACTPRGRQNASTFIATGRGGLPLSPNQPVRKRAVIANWIDLPSQNRIEVVRNSKQEVERKTIVEAQKFVVDKNGDVLLVAESEEGGYRNSEFNCG; encoded by the coding sequence ATGTATAATAACTGGCAAATAGCACTGATAAGTGCTATTACAATTGGTTCTGCATTGATACATCCCAGCGCTTATGCAAACCCTCAAATTATCCCCGACGCTACTTTACCGAATAATTCTCTTGTCAAAGTCGAGGGAAAAATTAATAGAATTGAAGGTGGAACTACTGCCGGTGGTAATTTATTTCATAGTTTTCAACAGTTTTCTATTCCAAAAGGTCAAAAAGCTTTTTTTAATAATGCAATTGATATTAATAATATAATTACTCGGGTTACAGGTAATTCTATTTCTAATATTAATGGATATATCCGTGCTAATGGTAGCGCAAATTTATTTTTAATTAATCCTAACGGAATTATATTTGATAGGGGTGCTAGATTAGATATTGGTGGTTCGTTTATAGGCAGCACTGCTGATAGTATCAAGTTTAGTGATGGCAGTTTTTTTAGTGCGACATCCCCAGAATCTCCACCTTTGTTAAAAATTAATCTGCCTGTGGGTTTGCAATTCGGCAGCAATCAAATGGGTAAAATTAGTAATTCTGGTCAGCTAAAAGTTGATTCTGGGAACAATATTACGTTAATTGGGAATATAATTGAAAATAGAAGGGCATTAGAACTAAATGGCGGACAAATTTCTCTTGCAGCTATTTCTTCTGAAGGATTAGCTAATTTAGCAAAAAATGGAGAGTTTTTAAGTTTTGAATCTCAGTCAAATAATATAAATAATCTTCAATCCGATGCTGGCAGTGCGATTGTCAAAAGTCCAGTTATAGTACAAAAAGATAAAGCGGGTAATACCGGAAAAATTGTTATCCAAGCTCAAGATAATTTAGAAATTATCAGAACTTCTATCAAAAGCAGTAATGGTGGCGACATTAATTTGCAAGCAAAGAAACTATCGGTAATTGATAGCATCATAGAAACAGCGCTAAATTCTAAAGCTAATGATAACGGTGGCGATATATCTATTTTAGCTGAATCAATCAAGATTACAGATACTCGGAATCAAAGAGGTAGTACTAGGATTTCCAGTCAAGTTCTAACAAATGCCAAAGGTAATGGTGGTGACATTGATATTACAACAAATTCGCTTTTAATCGACAATAAAGCTAGAATTTATGCTGGAACAAGAGGAAAAGGTAATGCTGGTAGTGTTTCAATAAATGCTAGCGACGCAATCGAACTTTTAGAAGGTGATATTTTTAGTCAAGTAGATAATAGTGGAATCGGTAATAGCGGCAATATTAATATTCGATCTAACTCGTTGAAGTTAGATGGTGGAGAAGGTAATAGAGCATTAATAAATACTAACGTAAAGGCTAAAGGAAGTGGAATAGCAGGAACAATTTTTATTGATGTTAAAGACAAAATTGAATTAAGAAATGGTGGCAGAATTGTTAGCAATCTCGAAAAAAAAGGGGATGGAAGTGGTGGTAATATTTTTATTAATGCGCGTTCGCTCTTCTTAGAAAGAGGAGGAAGGATACAGGCTTTAACCCAAGGAAGTGGACGGGCTGGTAACATTGATGTTCGAGCGGATGAGTCGATTTCGATTTCTGGAAATCCTGAATATACTAGCTCTGCTGGTATATATACATCCAGCGAAGCAACTGCTGGCGGAGAAGGTGGAAATATTAATCTTATAGCTAACAAATTAAAAATATCTGATAACGCGGTATTAAATGCTCGTAGTCGAAGCAGTTTTCCAGGCGGTAATATTACAGTTGAGGTTGACAGTTTAGAAATGACTGATGGGGGTCAAATTTTGACCACAGCTTTTGCAGAAGGGAATGCAGGTAATATTGAAATTAATGCCCGAGAAAATATTTCTATTTCTGGTAGTGATTCTTCTTACTTTAACCGACAAATTAAACTGTTTAAGCAAAAACGTAATGCTGACAGTTTAGTTGCTAACGATACTCCTTCGAGTGGCTTACTGGCTCGGAATACGGGTATTAGTGATGGTGGAAAGATAGTAATAAATACAGAAAAAATCACTGTTAGAGATGGAGGGGTATTGAGCAGTGAAAGTACAGGAAAAGGTAATTCGGGAAATATTAAAATCGATGCTAATTTTATTGAACTAATTGATGGAGGACAAATAATTACTAATAGTAAGGATAGTGGAAATGCTGGAAATATAATATTGAATGCGGATAAAACAGATGCGACTCAAATTTTAATTTCTGGTAGCGATCCTAATTATCTGCAAAAATTTACTCAAGCTAGTGAATTAGTCGAGCAAGGAGTTTTTGACGAAATTAACCAAATTATTCCTAATGATACTTCTAATAGTGCTTTACTCGCGAAAACCCAAGGTAGCGGAAATGCTGGAAGTTTAACCCTTAATGCTCAACAATTACAAATTGCTAATCAAGCAGAAATAGCAGCTTCCACTTCTAAAAAATCTACTGGTATTGGAGGCAGTATTGTATTTAATGTTGGGGAATTAAATATTGACAACGATGCTCAAGTTGCAGTCAGCAGTAATGGAACTGGAAATGCCGGAAATATAAATATAAATGCTCGTTCTATAGGTTTGAATAATAATGCTTTACTTACAGCTAACACTCAAAGCGCTAAAGTTGATTCCGAAATAGAACAAGCGACAATTAATATAAATTCAAAACAATTGATAATGCGTCGTGGTAGTAATATCACAACTAATGCTAAAGGAGAAAATGTTATCGGTGGCAACATTAATATTGAGACTGATATTATCGCTGCTTTAGAAAATAGTGACATCAGCGCAAATTCTGAAAACTTTCGTGGTGGTAATGTAATAATCAGGACTCAAGGTATCTTCGGTACGCAATTTCGACCCCAATCAACTTTAAACAGCGATATTACCGCTACAGGTGCAACTGAAGATTCGAGCGGTAATGTGGAAATCATTACTCCCGATATTGACCTTAATCTTAACTCGATTGAATTGTCAGAAGTACCGGTAGAATCGAAAATTGCTCAAGCTTGTACTCCCAGAGGCAGACAAAATGCTAGCACTTTCATCGCTACCGGAAGGGGAGGTTTACCACTTAGCCCCAACCAGCCTGTAAGAAAACGAGCGGTAATTGCAAATTGGATTGATTTACCGTCGCAAAATCGAATTGAGGTGGTGAGGAATAGCAAGCAGGAAGTAGAAAGAAAAACAATTGTGGAAGCTCAAAAGTTTGTTGTGGATAAGAATGGGGATGTTTTGCTCGTAGCAGAATCTGAAGAAGGTGGTTATCGTAATTCGGAGTTTAATTGTGGTTGA
- a CDS encoding Uma2 family endonuclease, which translates to MTLVTAKWTVEDYHQMIAAGILRDRKVELLKGEIVEMSPEGESHAYCSHEAGKYLTVLLGERVDVRQAKPITLPIDSEPEPDLAIVQRLGREYREHHPYVENIFWVIEYSNTSLEKDLDKKSQIYAESGIKEYWIVNLKKMHLVVFRDPLDGDYATKFTLTSGTIQPIAFDDVSVLVERIINK; encoded by the coding sequence ATGACTCTTGTTACTGCTAAATGGACGGTTGAGGATTACCACCAGATGATAGCTGCTGGAATTTTGCGCGATCGCAAGGTTGAGTTATTAAAAGGGGAAATTGTTGAAATGTCACCAGAAGGGGAATCTCACGCTTATTGTAGTCATGAAGCAGGTAAGTATTTAACTGTGTTATTAGGCGAACGTGTTGATGTTCGTCAAGCGAAACCAATTACCTTGCCCATTGATTCGGAACCGGAACCCGATTTAGCCATTGTTCAACGTTTAGGAAGAGAATATCGAGAACATCATCCCTATGTGGAAAATATTTTTTGGGTGATTGAGTATTCTAATACTAGTTTAGAGAAAGATTTGGATAAAAAAAGTCAAATTTATGCTGAATCAGGAATTAAAGAATACTGGATTGTTAATCTGAAAAAAATGCATTTAGTAGTATTTCGTGACCCCTTAGATGGGGATTATGCTACTAAATTTACCCTTACTTCTGGAACAATTCAACCGATTGCATTTGATGATGTTTCTGTTTTAGTTGAGCGGATTATTAATAAGTAA